The Eubacterium maltosivorans genome includes the window AATCGGTGATATGCCGCTTCCTCTCCAGATCAAGCTGCTGGATTTTATCCAGGACTCTACCTTTGTGCGGGTAGGCGGCGTAAAGCCACAGAAGGCCGATGTGCGCATCATATCTGCCACGAACAGGAATCTGGATAAAATGATGCAGGAGGGCACCTTCAGGCAGGATCTGTTTTACCGGCTCAATGTTTTTAACCTGACCATTCCCCCGCTGCGTGAGCGCACAGGGGATATTCCCGAGCTCATCGAATTCTTTTTAAAAAAATTTAACAGCAAGTATGGCTTGAACAAAAAACTGGCGCCGGACCTTATCTATGAGCTATACCAGTACAGCTGGCCAGGCAACGTGCGTGAGCTGGAGCACACCCTGGAGCGCTTGATCGTGATGAGCGAAGGCGACGAGATTAACTCCGAAACCCTTCACGAGGCATTGAATAACGCCCAGAAGCCTTCACTCAACATTGTCTGCAACGGGATTATGCCATACAAGGAAGCTAAAAGCACCCTTGAAAAAATATTGGTGCAGCGGGCCTACGAGACCTGCGGATCAACCTACAAGGCTGCCGAGGCACTTGGAATCGATCAGTCCACTGTGGCCAAGCTGCTCAAGAAATACCGGGCCGAAAACTAACCAGAGTCAAAAAATAGCCTTTATGAGCACAAAAAGTGCATTTAACAGATTACACCATAGTGATATAATAAATAAGTAAAAGTTTAGTATCAGCTTGGGGGAATTGCCATGGGGTGTAAAAATTTTAAAGACATTAACAAAGAAACGGTTAAGGACTATTTAAAGGAGTGTACGGATTATTTTGCGCCGGATGCGCGTTTGAGCGTGTATGAAATCGGCGAAAGCGAGGAAGACGGCGACGGCTTTATCAATTTTCTGTACCGTGTCTGGGACGAAAACGGAAAATCCGTGATCGTCAAGCAGGCTAAGACCTATTATAAGGCCTTTGAGGAAGGCGTGGGCCCCTTTGTACAGGACCGCAACGCGCTGGAGGCGGATGTCATGCGCATCAAGGGCGCCATCACACCGGAATATATTCCAGAGGTCTATCAGGTAGACCTTGACAACCATATTTACCTCTGTGAGGATTGCAGCGATTTAAAAATTCTGCGGTTTGAACTGATGAAGGGCAAAAAATTTCCGGATTTTCCAAAGAAGATCGGCGAGTTTATTGCCAAATCCAACTTTTACACCTCCGAGTATTATCTGGACGCCACGGTTTACAAGGAGCTTCAGGCAAAATTCCTGAACCCCAATATGCGTCTGGTATTTGAGATCGGCCTGTTCCTGAAAGATGAGCATGCTATCGACGACCATGATCCTCACGATGATCCAAACGCTGATCCCGAGCGTCTGGCCATGGGCGACGCGCCATGGAAAAGCAAGGCCTTCCGTACCGAAATGCTCAAGCTGCGCGACATTCACATGAAGCACTGCGAATGTCTGGTACACGGCGACCTGCACACCTCCAACATTATGATAAACGACGAAAAAATGAAAATTATTGACCAGGAATACGCCTTTATGGGGGCTTCATCCTCCGATACTGGCTACCTCATGGGCAGTGTGCTCTATGAATACATTCGCTGGTTTTATATGGATGATTACCCTGAGGATTTCTGTAAGGATTTCAGGGAAACTATTCTCGGCTATATGCGGGACATTATCCATACCTACAATGCGGTTTATACCGAGTGCTGGAAAAAGGACGCCAAGGTGACCTACCGTGATTTTGACGATTTTCGCGAGTCCATCCTCAGGAATTTTATTCAGGAGGTCTGCGGTTTTACCGGCTGCCAGATTACGAGCCGTGTAGGCGGGCTTGTCCCTCTCCCCGACTTTGACACCATCGAGGACCGGGAAAAACGCAACGAGGCCTGCCGCCTGTCCCTCACCATCGCCAACTATCTGATCATGCACCGCATGGAAATCGAAAGCATTGACGACATGGTGGACACGATTGTTCAGATTACAGAAAACTTCTTTAAACTGATAAAGATTATTGATTAATATAAAAGCCCCTCATATAAATTTTATATGAGGGGCTTTGTACAAGGAGATATAAATGAAAACCATCGATTGCCTCGGGGATATCTGTCCCCTGCCGGTTATGAAGCTTCAGAAGGAGACAAAAAAGATGCAGCCCGGCGACAGTGTCATGCTTGTCACGGACCACAGCTGCGCGGTAAAAACCATCCGGCAGTTCTGCGAAAGCCGGCAGTTTTCCTGCGCGTGCGACGAGGTGATGAACGGCGTCTGGGAGATCACAGTCAGCAGATAGTGTCGGCCAGGATCTTTTCAATATAGGAGGTCAGCTTCAGGAGGGTCCGGTCCCGGTATTCCGAAGCCTTTTTCTTAATAATGTAATAGTCGTTGTGCAGGGCCATTTCCTCCACCCCGATAATTTTGAGCTGTTTGTGATACAGCTCTTTTTTTATGCACATATACGGGAGAAAGGCCATGCCGTAACCGTTCATGGTAGAAAGCTTGATGGACTCGATGGAATCCTGCTTAAACATGATCATCAGCCGATCAGGGTCGATCCCCTCCTCGAACAGACGCTTTTCAAGGTGCTGCTCGGTGCGCTGGTCTGAGGTCAGGGTCAGCAGCGGATGGTGGTAGAGGTCCTCCTTATGAATGGTGTCGGCAATGTTCATCTCACTGCCGGCCACCAGAAAAACATCGTCGGAGAAAACCTTCTGTCCTGTCAGTGAAGGGTCTGACGGCGGCCCGGAAATAAAGCCGATGTCCCCCTGGTCGCAGTTGATCTGCTGCTCGATACGGGCGCTCGCCACCGAGGAGATTTCCAGTGAGTAAGTTGGAAAATTCTTTTTTACATAGTACAGGGTGCAGGGCAGCGCATAGGAGGCGATGATGGGTGTGGATAAAATATGAAGCACGCGGTTGCTCTCCTCGTTTTCCTGAATTTCACGGATCATGCTGTCATAGGTAGAGGTCAGGTGCCTGGCGTACTCGTAGACAACTTTGCCGTTACAGGTCAGTGTGACGCCACGGTTGCTGCGCTCGATGAGCTGAGTATTGAAAAGCTGCTCCATAGTTTTGATCTGCTGGCTGAGAGCTGACTGAGAGATATAAGTCTGCTCAGCTGTTTTGGTGATGCTGCCATTGTCCACTATTTTTATAAACATTCTCAAAGATTCGATATTCATGCCATTGCCTCCTTTGTCATTGATTACAGTATATCACAGAACAGGAATAAGGTGCGGAAATTCTGTCATCAGTTTTTCTTATGCTGAATCGCTTTTCAATGTTATTCAAATTACTGATGAGGTGCTATAATGGAATCATCAAAAGTTGATAGTTTTTTAACAAAGGAGGGGAAAGGATTTGGAAGAAAAGATTCAGCGGTCTACCAGGACCCGCGCGCCGAGGAAGCCGAAAAAAAACCAGATACCCATCGCCATTGTGGTAACGATTTTAGTCGTAATCGCGGGCGTCTATCTTGGACTGGGAAGCGAGAAGCTGCCGGTATATTGGATTATCGGGCTCTGCTTTGGTTTTATCCTTCAGCGGGCGCGCTTCTGCTTTACCGCATCGGTGCGTGACCCGAGCCTTACCGGGAGCACCTCACTGACCCGGGCGGTGCTCATCGCCTTTGCGGTGACGACCATTGGGTTTACAGCCATCAAGTATGGTGCCTACCTAAACGGTCAGGAAATACCGGGCATGAGCTCAGTAGCGCCCATCAGTCTGCCGCTGGCGCTGGGGGCGGTGTTCTTCGGTATCGGCATGGTCATCGCCGGGGGCTGTGCCTCTGGAACGCTGATGCGTGTCGGTGAAGGGTTCACCATGCAGATGCTGGCTTTGGTGTTCTTTGTGGTCGGTTCCTTCTGGGGCGCTCACGACATGGGATTTTGGGACGGTGTCTTTAACACCAACGCGCCCAAGATCTTTTTACCGGATGTGTTTGGATGGTTTGGCGCTTTAGTCGTCCAGGGATTAATTATTCTTCTGCTGTATATTGCCGCAAGGCAGTGGCAGAAAAAGAAGATGGGAACAGCGGATTAATTTGGAATTCAAAAAAAGAAATTATAAGAAAAAGGAGAAATTAAAATGAGTGAATATACGTTAGATTGTTTAGGTGAAGCCTGTCCAGTGCCATTGATGAAAACTGAAAAGGAACTGGCAAAACTGAATGTCGGCGATCTGTTAATCGTCTCTATTGACCACAGCTGTGCCATGAAAAATGTGCCGGAATGGGCGCGCGCTCAGGGCCATAACGTCGAAATCGAGGAAGTGGACGATGGCGAATGGGAAGTTGTGATTGAAAAAACCAAATAACCCAATATGAGGGGGAGGTTGTTATTGTGAAAGAATTTTTTCAAAAGCTCAGTAAAAATGATTTTTATAAAAAATTGATGAAAGAGCCTTTGACCTATGTGGCTGGCGCGGTGCTCCTGTCTGTTTTCCAGATCGCGCACCTGGCGTCCCTCGGCAGTGCCTGGGGCGTTACCAGCGCTTTTGCGGACTGGGGCGCCTGGATATACCAGGGCCTTGGCGGGGATGTGAGCTCCTGGGCTTATTTTGCAGGCGAAAAGGCGCAGCATACCCTGGCCGCAGGCTTTCTGCACGACGGCGGTTCTATCCGAAATATTGGAATCATCGTTGGAGCATTGCTGGCCACGCTCTACGCATCACAGTTTAAAATTAAAAAGATCAAGTCTATCCGTCAGGTAGTGGCCGCCATCTT containing:
- a CDS encoding S-methyl-5-thioribose kinase; this translates as MGCKNFKDINKETVKDYLKECTDYFAPDARLSVYEIGESEEDGDGFINFLYRVWDENGKSVIVKQAKTYYKAFEEGVGPFVQDRNALEADVMRIKGAITPEYIPEVYQVDLDNHIYLCEDCSDLKILRFELMKGKKFPDFPKKIGEFIAKSNFYTSEYYLDATVYKELQAKFLNPNMRLVFEIGLFLKDEHAIDDHDPHDDPNADPERLAMGDAPWKSKAFRTEMLKLRDIHMKHCECLVHGDLHTSNIMINDEKMKIIDQEYAFMGASSSDTGYLMGSVLYEYIRWFYMDDYPEDFCKDFRETILGYMRDIIHTYNAVYTECWKKDAKVTYRDFDDFRESILRNFIQEVCGFTGCQITSRVGGLVPLPDFDTIEDREKRNEACRLSLTIANYLIMHRMEIESIDDMVDTIVQITENFFKLIKIID
- a CDS encoding sulfurtransferase TusA family protein — translated: MKTIDCLGDICPLPVMKLQKETKKMQPGDSVMLVTDHSCAVKTIRQFCESRQFSCACDEVMNGVWEITVSR
- a CDS encoding LysR family transcriptional regulator, with the translated sequence MNIESLRMFIKIVDNGSITKTAEQTYISQSALSQQIKTMEQLFNTQLIERSNRGVTLTCNGKVVYEYARHLTSTYDSMIREIQENEESNRVLHILSTPIIASYALPCTLYYVKKNFPTYSLEISSVASARIEQQINCDQGDIGFISGPPSDPSLTGQKVFSDDVFLVAGSEMNIADTIHKEDLYHHPLLTLTSDQRTEQHLEKRLFEEGIDPDRLMIMFKQDSIESIKLSTMNGYGMAFLPYMCIKKELYHKQLKIIGVEEMALHNDYYIIKKKASEYRDRTLLKLTSYIEKILADTIC
- a CDS encoding YeeE/YedE thiosulfate transporter family protein, producing MEEKIQRSTRTRAPRKPKKNQIPIAIVVTILVVIAGVYLGLGSEKLPVYWIIGLCFGFILQRARFCFTASVRDPSLTGSTSLTRAVLIAFAVTTIGFTAIKYGAYLNGQEIPGMSSVAPISLPLALGAVFFGIGMVIAGGCASGTLMRVGEGFTMQMLALVFFVVGSFWGAHDMGFWDGVFNTNAPKIFLPDVFGWFGALVVQGLIILLLYIAARQWQKKKMGTAD
- a CDS encoding sulfurtransferase TusA family protein, yielding MSEYTLDCLGEACPVPLMKTEKELAKLNVGDLLIVSIDHSCAMKNVPEWARAQGHNVEIEEVDDGEWEVVIEKTK
- a CDS encoding YeeE/YedE thiosulfate transporter family protein, whose protein sequence is MKEFFQKLSKNDFYKKLMKEPLTYVAGAVLLSVFQIAHLASLGSAWGVTSAFADWGAWIYQGLGGDVSSWAYFAGEKAQHTLAAGFLHDGGSIRNIGIIVGALLATLYASQFKIKKIKSIRQVVAAILGGLLMGYGARMAHGCNIGALYSGISSLSLSGWIFAAFLMVGAFIGSKLLAKYFM